A stretch of Desulfobaculum bizertense DSM 18034 DNA encodes these proteins:
- a CDS encoding bifunctional acetate--CoA ligase family protein/GNAT family N-acetyltransferase — MNLAHLHTMFRPTSIALVGATEEEGTPGPVLLKNIRESQFIGPILPIHERLTELGGLPVFKNIDTLPTTPDLAILCSEPESLPQYIRALGQRGVAGAVVLGCGFSELLPEDKARIENDMLIASRETGMRLLGPGSMGFLTPRAGVNASLAHCDAQPGRIAFVTQSDALFTTILDWAQSNQLGFSNFISLGDKLDFGFGTVLDYLNADPETRAILLYVEDIKNARHFMSAARAASRSKPVIVLKAGRTEQARKELARIASGPIGLDAVYDAAFRRAGMLRVSDTEALFDSVETLARTKPLKGERLAILVNGLSPGLLTLDRFIEGGGKLAELSDETKAALSDLYGDAPMLNCRADGCVGNPITLSPNAPPERYAQAVKILLKAKGIDALLVMHFPSALADGREIAKAVAKAAKRTRRLVFCSWIGGANADQAQEIFNAAGLPIYATSDKAIRAYLNLVHYRRNQELLVQTPASLPSEFEPDLDAAQRVIATHGTGQLPLAAVLELLRAYRIPIIETRTASTPDEAASIAQELGFPVALKILSPDLACKSRVGGVILDLDSAEAVKAAAKSLPNRVLNEAPHCAIQGYIVQRMGRRPKARELALHVDYDPVFGPYISCGRARVLAPLFPSQSHSPAVALPPLNMALARELVTRAAVLPLDDSRFDISALCLTLCKLSQLLLDLPTLQHIQIDPLCVDDHGVLALDASASLLADFDASDALAIRPYPRELEQLIQIRSGKTLLIRPITPEDEPAHWDFIAKLSAEDLRFRFFGLIQTLPRAEMIRLTQIDYDREMAFIAIDREASETLGVVRGSTSLDNQEMEFAIIIRSDIKRQGLGRILLQKLIDYAAARGCARIIGQTLIDNSAMAALATALGFTVSRNYDDGVFELSRDL, encoded by the coding sequence ATGAACTTAGCACACTTGCACACGATGTTCCGTCCCACATCCATAGCGCTTGTTGGGGCGACCGAAGAGGAAGGCACGCCGGGGCCGGTACTCCTCAAAAACATACGGGAATCCCAGTTTATTGGGCCGATACTTCCGATACACGAAAGGCTCACAGAGCTTGGGGGGCTTCCGGTATTCAAGAATATCGACACGCTTCCGACGACGCCGGACCTAGCGATACTGTGCTCTGAGCCAGAGAGTCTTCCCCAATACATTCGAGCACTTGGGCAGCGTGGTGTTGCAGGTGCTGTCGTACTGGGCTGTGGTTTTTCCGAACTCCTCCCCGAAGACAAAGCGCGCATCGAAAACGATATGCTGATTGCTTCACGTGAAACAGGCATGCGCCTGCTCGGTCCGGGGAGCATGGGATTCCTCACCCCACGAGCCGGAGTCAACGCCAGCCTCGCGCACTGCGACGCTCAACCCGGACGCATCGCTTTCGTCACACAGTCCGACGCCCTTTTCACAACTATTCTCGACTGGGCACAGAGCAATCAGCTCGGCTTTTCAAACTTTATTTCGCTCGGCGACAAGCTCGACTTTGGCTTCGGCACTGTGCTGGATTACCTCAATGCAGACCCTGAAACCCGCGCCATCCTCCTCTATGTTGAGGACATTAAAAACGCCCGCCACTTTATGTCTGCCGCCCGTGCCGCCTCCAGAAGCAAACCCGTTATCGTGCTCAAGGCCGGTCGGACTGAACAGGCTCGAAAGGAACTCGCCCGCATCGCCTCCGGCCCCATTGGACTCGACGCCGTGTATGACGCCGCGTTCCGCAGAGCAGGTATGCTCCGCGTCTCCGATACAGAGGCACTCTTCGACAGCGTCGAAACCCTCGCCAGAACAAAACCCCTCAAGGGTGAGCGGCTCGCCATTCTCGTGAATGGTCTCAGCCCCGGACTCCTCACCCTTGATCGCTTCATCGAAGGTGGTGGCAAACTCGCCGAACTTTCCGACGAAACAAAAGCTGCCCTCAGCGACTTGTATGGCGACGCCCCCATGCTCAACTGTCGCGCCGACGGCTGTGTCGGGAATCCCATCACCCTGTCACCCAATGCCCCGCCAGAGCGCTATGCTCAGGCTGTTAAAATTCTCCTGAAAGCAAAGGGTATTGACGCTCTTCTCGTTATGCATTTCCCCTCAGCTCTCGCCGACGGTCGTGAAATTGCCAAGGCCGTGGCAAAAGCAGCAAAGCGCACTCGCCGCCTCGTCTTTTGCAGCTGGATCGGGGGTGCAAATGCAGACCAGGCTCAAGAAATTTTCAACGCCGCAGGTCTCCCGATTTATGCGACATCGGACAAGGCTATTCGTGCGTATTTGAATCTTGTTCATTATCGCCGGAATCAGGAGCTTCTCGTTCAGACCCCCGCCTCTCTCCCGTCCGAATTCGAGCCAGACCTCGACGCAGCGCAGCGCGTTATCGCGACTCACGGCACAGGGCAGCTCCCTCTCGCCGCAGTTCTGGAACTTTTGCGCGCCTATCGCATCCCAATCATTGAAACCAGAACCGCCAGCACTCCAGATGAAGCCGCCAGCATTGCTCAAGAACTCGGCTTCCCCGTCGCCCTCAAGATTCTCTCCCCTGACCTCGCCTGCAAGAGCCGCGTCGGCGGTGTCATTCTCGATCTCGACTCTGCCGAGGCCGTAAAAGCTGCTGCAAAATCTCTCCCCAATCGCGTGCTCAACGAGGCCCCTCACTGTGCCATTCAAGGCTACATCGTTCAGCGTATGGGGCGCCGTCCAAAAGCTCGCGAACTTGCCCTTCATGTTGATTACGATCCCGTCTTTGGTCCGTACATCAGTTGTGGCCGCGCTCGCGTTCTCGCCCCGCTCTTTCCCTCGCAGTCTCACTCTCCCGCCGTTGCCCTCCCACCTCTCAACATGGCCCTCGCCCGCGAACTCGTCACCCGCGCCGCCGTTCTCCCTCTCGACGATTCACGCTTCGACATTTCCGCACTCTGTCTCACCCTTTGCAAACTTTCCCAGCTTTTACTCGACCTTCCAACGCTACAGCACATTCAGATTGACCCCCTTTGTGTGGACGATCACGGCGTTCTCGCCCTTGATGCCAGTGCTTCACTTCTTGCCGATTTCGACGCCAGTGACGCCCTCGCTATTCGCCCCTATCCTCGTGAGCTTGAGCAGCTTATTCAGATTCGCTCTGGCAAGACTCTTCTCATTCGTCCCATTACTCCGGAGGACGAACCCGCGCACTGGGATTTCATTGCAAAGCTTTCAGCAGAAGATCTCCGCTTTCGCTTTTTCGGTCTGATTCAGACCCTCCCGCGTGCCGAGATGATTCGTCTCACTCAAATTGACTACGATCGCGAAATGGCCTTCATCGCCATTGATCGCGAAGCCTCTGAGACCCTCGGCGTTGTCCGCGGCTCCACCTCTCTCGACAATCAGGAGATGGAATTCGCTATCATTATTCGCTCCGACATCAAGCGGCAGGGACTCGGGCGCATTCTCCTACAGAAGCTTATTGACTATGCCGCCGCACGCGGCTGTGCCCGCATCATCGGGCAGACCCTTATCGACAACTCCGCTATGGCCGCACTCGCCACCGCCCTCGGATTCACCGTGAGTCGGAACTACGACGATGGCGTTTTCGAACTTTCTCGCGATTTATAA